The Littorina saxatilis isolate snail1 linkage group LG1, US_GU_Lsax_2.0, whole genome shotgun sequence nucleotide sequence ttcgtcgaagattacttgaccaaaatttcaaccaatttggttgaaaaatgagggcgtgacagtgccgcctcaactttcacgaaaagccggatatgacgtcatcaaagacatttatcaaaaaaatgaaaaaaacgttcggggatttcatacccaggaactctcatgtcaaatttcataaagatcggtccagtagtttagtctgaatcgctctacacacacacacagacacacacacagacacacacacagacacacgcacatacaccataccctcgtttcgattccccctcgatgttaaaatatttagtcaaaacttgactaaatataaaaatgaaccGAACATAACTTTTTCCAGCAACTTCCAGTTAGACCAGCTAGAATGGACCGTTCAGCGCTTCTGGTCTTCTCCCTTGGaatcttctttctttccttcgcCTCCGCTTCAActtcgtcatcatcatctgACTTTTGGACCAGCCTTTCTCCAGCTTGGCAGAGCAGCTGTGACGTACAATATGACGTGGATAATGACGTCAATGCTACCCTTAACTGTCACGTGACCAGACAGGATCGTGGCCTCTTGCGATTGGCTGATCTAAGAACTGCTCTTGGGAGTGGGGCGAACTCAACTGGGCTGAAGGTATGTGGAATTGCTGCTTCCGGAAATGGGAGTAAAGTGTGGTTAAAAATCGTTACGCTTGAATACCTGGCAGGAATACAACACTTAATCGTGATGAAAACATTTATAAATaacacaagagagagaaagagagagagagagagaggagggcagagagagagaggtatagagagagtgcgagagggatagagagaggagggcagagagagagggagagagagagaaagagggagagagagaaaaaaggaggagagagagaggagggcagagatagagagagagaggaggaggagggcaCTACAGTAAgcatacgagagagagagagagagggggggggcagagagagagagagagagagagagagagggggggaggagggcagagagagacgGGGAAGTGGGGGGGCACTACAGTAAACGTAAAAGAGAGagcgcagggccggactaccgggggggttatgggggttgcgcaacccccccgcccccccctagcctaaacatgtaccttacttatttaatttttttttattattgcttattttatgccgtttcatgcaaggagcgaccattttcctatctcagaatatgacctacccgtcagcttcagggggcttcgccccctgacccccacaacgaggggggggggggggtggggggggggtgggttctagggtttccggaccccccccagccaaaaaataaaaatattgaatgaggtatgcatttctttattttacattgagtttcaatttttggggtattaatcagtgacaaaatctgctgcctgaaactggtaatgatcatcctcagaatgcaccagattgcaccattttgcatcctttttttcaacattttccgggggggcatgcccccggacccccctagcaagctaggcgcttcgcttcgcgccttcacacccatatcttcacaatatacttttgaaatataccagtcataaaatgaactgatccgcccctgccgccaggggggacatccccctgggccaccactggcaacacccccccccccctcctcttcgcctagtccggccctggagcgagaacgagagagtgagagagagagaataagcgaaaaaggaaagaaaaacccAAAATTGGATTTTAAGCATCTTATctctaagaaaagaaaaacaaaacttgactaatataacaaaacaaacgaCGATTTAATCGACAACAATCTATATGCAGTGGTCTTCCTTCTTTGAATGATCATGAGCAGTTCTTAGCTCATATCACGTACGAGAACTGTTATGGAGGTGAAATATATTCTCAGTTATGCATTGTACTAACTTGACATTTTAGAGTAACGGCACGAACAATAACGCCCCTTCTCTGCTCAGATTAATAGAAACGAGGCCATTCCGTCATTTCAACCTCATTAATAATCGTGGAAATAGACACCCGACCCTTTCAAGAGGAGATGATGCTGAAGGCATCGAGGGTGATACATGTATGATGACATGATCCCGAGAGAACTTCAGACCTTTAACATCTCCCTGCCGACAGAAGGgttagaaaaagaacaagatagCATTCCTTTATATGGCATAAAACTCAGTTGATACACGGAAACACACTGGACTGCCTTTTATCCTTCATACCTGAGAGAGatcactcatgagataacaatattgttcaaaccacacgtgtgtatatcatgttaaTAAGGTCTTGTCAAACTGGTCTGGCAGAgacctgctttttatatttagtcaagttttgactaaatattttaacatcgagggggaatcgaaacgagggtatggtgtatgtgcgtgtgtctgtgtgtgtgtctgtgtgtgtgtgtagagcgattcagactaaactactggaccgatctttatgaaatttgacatgagagttcctgggtatgaaatccccgaacgtttttttcatttttttgataaatgtctttgatgacgtcatatccggcttttcgtgaaagttgaggcggcactgtcacgccctcatttttcaaccaaattggttgaaattttggtcaagtaatcttcgacgaagcccggggttcggtattgcatttcagcttggtggcttaaaaattaatttatgactttggtcattaaaaatcggaaaattgtaaaaaaaataaaaatttataaaacgatccaaatttacgtttatcttattctccatcatttgctgattccaaaaacatataaatatgttatattcggattaaaaacaagctctgaaaattaaatatataaaaattattatcaaaatttttttttcgaaatcaatttaaaaacactttcatcttattccttgtcggttcctgattccaaaaacatatagatatgatatgtttggattaaaaacacgctcagaaagttaaaacaaagagaggtacagaaaagcgtgctatccttcttagcgcaactactaccccgctcttcttgtcaatttcactgcctttgccatgagcggtggactgacgatgctacgagtatacggtcttgctgaaaaagggcagctacttgactaaatattgtattttcgccttacgcgacttgttcattgcttatgatgccatagtcaccgagacaaacgtcatgaTGGAAACACTTTTGCCCCTGCTGTTTGCCCTGGAAGAGTTTTTAGAACTAAgacgtcacgctacactttctaaAGTGACGTTTCTTTTCTTTGACGTGAAAGATTGCATGAGGCTTTGgaaagatcgaggttccaaaagaagtgtCTTCATTTTGTacgcctcgactgcgggacgttttgagtaaaatacacgtaagtacagtaactaggtaggataaacagaatacgttatggcttgctgtgtcgtgccagatttacactcgttcatttgtcaaatattgaaaagctttcgctcgcagttcagtatttaaaacagcaactaaatctggtacgacacagaaAGCCATGTAGGATTCTCTATCTATCTTTTAAAGAACTTTTTttaggttttttgtttttctttgtttgtgtagATAGCTCTCAACCTGACCTGCGACACGGGAGGCATGGTCAGCCTGCCTTGGCCCATGAGAGCCCCTGGACTGGTCAAGCTGACCGTGGTCAACTGCGGGATGCTGGACAAGTACGCCGACTTCAACACCTCAGCGGAACAGATCCCAGACTCTCTGCGCGTGCTGGACGTGCGTGACTGCACATGGCTGAACAAGGCCGAGGCAGTCGACCGTGTCATCCGGAACTCAGAAATCGTCACGGGCGAGTACGAATGCGGCCAGGACAGCACCGTCCAGTTCCACCTCTATCGCAACGTGTCGGACATGGATTTAGACCTCAAGTGTTTCTCCGTGTTCGCCGACGCTTCGAAGAAGGGAAAATTTCAAGGACACTTGTCCGGCGACGTTGGTCAAATTCTCAGCATGAAGGAAACAGAGTTCAGCGATTTCATCAATTTCACTAAAACGTTGGGGGTGGAGTTCTCCGTCTGTGCTGACCGTCTGGTTGAGGTCAGACGCCGGAAAAACGAGGGTTCGAATTCGTCGAGGATTGATCCCATGGAGGATATGAGGTGGTCTAGGATCCAGCTGGACAAGATCAAAGTCAGCTGCAACTACGAACGTTTAGAGGTGAGGGTTGTTAGGTTGTGTTGGTCTGGTTGTGTGGTTTGATTGGGTGGtctgttgttttggtttgttgggctgtttttttttaatggttgTTTGTTTACTCGGTTGGTTTATGTAtaaacattctctctctgtcaggaGTGCCGGTGGTGTAGTGATCATGCGAGTGGATATTGTACTCTTGGCAAGCAAACAGGCACACACGCATTAACAACCAACAACGTCAAAAAAGGTCGATAAGGACTCAAACGAGAAGTTTAGAGAAACAAGTTTATGCACAGGAAGTTGAACATATAAAAGTTAAATCACACCAAGTCAAACAGATCACATGTGAGAATCGGTACAACGACAATCGACGTGAGCTGAACCCTTCGATCACACCTAAAATTAGAAGGGGGTACGGCGTACGAGTTCAAAGGAATGTCAACTCAACTAAATTCCCCGGATCATTCGGGTGCCTTCAAAGAACGAGTCCATCAGTCCGGCCCGTGGCTAGGTCTGTAATCATGCAGCTTGATTGGATGACGGTTCCGCCGCTGACGTAGCAACGAATGGTGGACCTCAGTTGATCTTTGACtggttcttctctctctctctctcactctctctctctctctctctctctctctctctctctctctttttcacacacactcacacacacacacacacacacacacacacacacacacacacacacacacacacacacacacacacacacacacacacacacacacacacacacacacacacacacacacatatatatatatattatagtGTATTCAAACTCATACATTTCACAACCGACCTTTTAACAAGCGTTCTCCCTTGTGCTTGCAGGTAATGGACGAAAGCTACGCCTCAACTCTACACAGAAAGCACTTCGAGTACATGGTCAAAGACTCGAAGTACCCAAAGCTCAGAGTCCTCAACTACAGCCACATAGGCATCGATGAAGTCCCCGAAGAAATACGCGAGTGGAGAATTTTTTTCCACGAATCCAACCTTTCTGTCGTGGACCTGTCTCACAACAGAATCAAAGAGGTGGGCAGTATCCCTCCCTTCGCCAACCCCTTGGGAAACCAAACCACCAAGATCGACCTCCGCTTCAACGACATCAGGTGCATCTCAAAGACGATGTTCACAGACTGGGCCACCGTGCCAGGACTTTTCGTGGACATCAAAAACAACCCCATCGACTGCTGCTGCGGCGTTTCAGCTTTCAAAGAGCTCCTCGTGGTTATGCAGAACAGCTCCAAGTGGCCCGGACAGCCGCTGTTGACCTACTGGAAGGACCTCTCCACCATGCGGTGTGCGTATCCTCAGCACCTCGCTGGTCGCCTGATTGCTTCGTTAAACGTCAAAGAAGACCTGCATTGCAGTGAGGTATCTGTTGGACAAACGAAAGACGTTGATGTTGGGAGCGTTTCGCGTTCGCCGTTGGTGGCGGCGGTTGTCGTCCTGGCGGTTCTGGTGGTCGTCCTTGCCCTCGTCTTAGTGGTTCTGGCTGTCCGGAATCGCCGGAAGTTGTGTCACGGAGCCTCGACGTGGGATAAAAGTGCAAGCCTCCACAGCATCTCCGGCAAGAGCGCGgagtaaagcctgtccttaactgggcggagtcgactacgcgaagtatacttcgcgaagctggtcgcACGGAGCTGTAATActaagttttcggtaaaaagactttgcgtagtcttcgcgaagctggtcgcACGGAGCTGTAATActaagttttcggtaaaaagactttgcgaagctggccgcacggagctgtAATActaagttttcggtaaaaagacttcgcgaagctggccgcacggagctgtAATActaagttttcggtaaaaagacttcgcgaagctggtcgcACGGAGCTGTAATActaagttttcggtaaaaagactttgcgtagtcttcgcgaagctggtcgcACGGAGCTGTAATActaagttttcggtaaaaagactttgcgtagtcttcgcgaagctggccgcacggagctgtAATActaagttttcggtaaaaaagactttgcgtagtcttcgcgaagtcgacttgggGCTGAATGAAGGACCGCCTTAACGGACAGTACAGTAGGCGCTCCCTTTTACAACTTCCCAAcagattgagagaaaaaaaaatcttacaaGAAGAGAAATGTTGAATTGAAGATCGTTTTTTCTTTTGCTTAACAATGGGCTCacttgtatttgtgtgtacctttttgtttttatagCAATGTTCGAATATGGCGTCACGATCTTTGACAGTATGGTTTTCTTTGATCTGTCCAATTACTCAATTAGGCATGACATGGAGATGCAACTATTAGGGTTTGTTAAGCGACTGTGACTGCATGACCCATTGATGGATTAGCTGGCAAAGCTGTTCTCTCATGTTACCATacgcttttttttgtttgtttgtttgcttaccgcccagccgaccacgaagggccatatcagggcggtgctgctttgacatataacgtgcgccacacacaagacagaagtcgcagcacaggcttcatgtctcacccagtcacattattctgacaccggactaaccccataatgccggacgccaggcggagcagccactagattgccaattttaaagtcttaggtatgacccggccggggttcgaaccgacaacctcccgatcacggggcggacgccttgccACTAGGCCACCCGTGCCGGTTACCATAAGCTACCAGCAGTTGTTTAAACATTGACTAGAAATAATGGCTACATTAGATGCCCTGAAACTCTTTCGCTGCATATAAGCTGGCAAGACATAATCCCAGGAAGGATTAAAATAAAGCTTTTCGTGGCCTCAAGGGCCAGTTAACCATTGTTAGGTTTCAGGGAACCCCACGGACGCTTTACCtacagggtcccgggacccccacttggAATTTTGACAGGGTCCACGGACTCCCTCAGCCGAGTTTTATAGGGTCCCAAGTGTCCACGGGCCCCTAAGCCCCCGAGTACTTAGTAAACATTATGATCACGCATATAGTGATATTAAGTGTCCTTTTTTGTTGCAATAGTCCAGGAGGACATTAAAAAAATTCCTTGTTGAATgtaacacacacgcgcacgcacacgcgcgcacacacacacacacacacacacacacacacacacacgcttgcacacacacacacacacacacacacacacacacacacaaacacacacacacacaca carries:
- the LOC138963716 gene encoding uncharacterized protein isoform X2 produces the protein MKQLPVRPARMDRSALLVFSLGIFFLSFASASTSSSSSDFWTSLSPAWQSSCDVQYDVDNDVNATLNCHVTRQDRGLLRLADLRTALGSGANSTGLKIALNLTCDTGGMVSLPWPMRAPGLVKLTVVNCGMLDKYADFNTSAEQIPDSLRVLDVRDCTWLNKAEAVDRVIRNSEIVTGEYECGQDSTVQFHLYRNVSDMDLDLKCFSVFADASKKGKFQGHLSGDVGQILSMKETEFSDFINFTKTLGVEFSVCADRLVEVRRRKNEGSNSSRIDPMEDMRWSRIQLDKIKVSCNYERLEVMDESYASTLHRKHFEYMVKDSKYPKLRVLNYSHIGIDEVPEEIREWRIFFHESNLSVVDLSHNRIKEVGSIPPFANPLGNQTTKIDLRFNDIRCISKTMFTDWATVPGLFVDIKNNPIDCCCGVSAFKELLVVMQNSSKWPGQPLLTYWKDLSTMRCAYPQHLAGRLIASLNVKEDLHCSEVSVGQTKDVDVGSVSRSPLVAAVVVLAVLVVVLALVLVVLAVRNRRKLCHGASTWDKSASLHSISGKSAE
- the LOC138963716 gene encoding uncharacterized protein isoform X1 → MDRSALLVFSLGIFFLSFASASTSSSSSDFWTSLSPAWQSSCDVQYDVDNDVNATLNCHVTRQDRGLLRLADLRTALGSGANSTGLKIALNLTCDTGGMVSLPWPMRAPGLVKLTVVNCGMLDKYADFNTSAEQIPDSLRVLDVRDCTWLNKAEAVDRVIRNSEIVTGEYECGQDSTVQFHLYRNVSDMDLDLKCFSVFADASKKGKFQGHLSGDVGQILSMKETEFSDFINFTKTLGVEFSVCADRLVEVRRRKNEGSNSSRIDPMEDMRWSRIQLDKIKVSCNYERLEVMDESYASTLHRKHFEYMVKDSKYPKLRVLNYSHIGIDEVPEEIREWRIFFHESNLSVVDLSHNRIKEVGSIPPFANPLGNQTTKIDLRFNDIRCISKTMFTDWATVPGLFVDIKNNPIDCCCGVSAFKELLVVMQNSSKWPGQPLLTYWKDLSTMRCAYPQHLAGRLIASLNVKEDLHCSEVSVGQTKDVDVGSVSRSPLVAAVVVLAVLVVVLALVLVVLAVRNRRKLCHGASTWDKSASLHSISGKSAE